In one Anaerolineales bacterium genomic region, the following are encoded:
- a CDS encoding beta-lactamase family protein, with protein MTARSETVHGSVAPGFEPVREAFARNFSGRGELGAACAVFRQSRKVVDLWGGARDDRTRAPWQEDTLVPVFSSTKGFAAMTLAVANGRGWLEYDGKVAAYWPEFAHNGKQDITVRTLLGHRAGLCTLDGLRLRAFADFDTSAQAASLAEKKPLWEPGTRQGYHCWTIGWYMGELLRRVDPRHRSLGRFFREEIAGPLGAEFHIGLPPETPQERIAVLHGGMNSVFQLFSHLREMDTRILFQFFNPWSLTWRSMIDPKQLLKHDNFNRRELQSVEMPAGNGIGSARGMALLFHEFAAGGKKLGLTPEFLADLESPVALPPGEKIDRVARMDFRFSLGFAKPSPDLPFGTSSRAFGIGGAGGSLAFADPDPGIGYAYVMNHMGFSVSGDPRERAVREAVYGCL; from the coding sequence ATGACAGCGAGAAGCGAAACCGTCCACGGCAGCGTAGCGCCCGGATTCGAGCCGGTGCGCGAGGCGTTCGCCCGCAATTTTTCCGGGCGCGGGGAACTCGGTGCGGCCTGCGCCGTCTTCCGGCAAAGCCGCAAGGTCGTGGACTTGTGGGGCGGCGCGCGCGACGATCGAACGCGGGCGCCGTGGCAAGAGGATACCCTCGTCCCGGTTTTTTCCTCGACCAAGGGCTTCGCGGCGATGACCCTGGCCGTGGCCAACGGGCGCGGCTGGCTGGAGTACGACGGGAAAGTGGCCGCCTATTGGCCGGAGTTCGCCCACAATGGCAAGCAGGATATCACCGTCCGCACGCTGCTCGGGCACCGCGCGGGGTTGTGCACGCTCGACGGGTTGCGCTTGCGCGCCTTTGCCGATTTTGACACCTCGGCGCAGGCCGCGTCGCTGGCGGAGAAGAAGCCGTTGTGGGAGCCCGGGACCCGGCAGGGATACCACTGTTGGACGATCGGCTGGTATATGGGGGAACTCCTGCGCCGGGTCGATCCGCGGCACCGCAGCCTGGGAAGGTTCTTCCGCGAGGAGATCGCCGGACCGCTGGGGGCGGAGTTCCATATCGGCCTGCCTCCGGAGACTCCGCAGGAGCGGATTGCCGTTTTGCACGGCGGAATGAATTCGGTATTCCAGCTGTTTTCCCATCTGAGGGAGATGGACACCCGCATCCTGTTCCAATTCTTTAACCCCTGGTCGCTCACCTGGCGCAGCATGATCGACCCGAAGCAGCTCCTCAAGCACGACAACTTCAACCGGCGGGAGCTGCAGTCGGTGGAGATGCCGGCCGGGAACGGGATCGGAAGCGCGCGCGGAATGGCGCTCCTGTTCCACGAGTTCGCCGCAGGCGGAAAGAAGCTGGGGCTAACCCCCGAATTCCTCGCCGATTTGGAATCGCCCGTTGCGCTTCCGCCCGGCGAAAAGATCGACCGGGTGGCGCGGATGGATTTCCGCTTCTCGCTGGGGTTTGCCAAGCCGTCGCCGGATCTTCCGTTCGGAACCAGCAGCCGCGCGTTTGGAATCGGCGGAGCGGGCGGATCGCTCGCCTTCGCCGACCCGGACCCGGGAATCGGCTACGCATATGTCATGAACCACATGGGCTTCTCCGTTTCCGGCGATCCGCGCGAACGCGCAGTCCGCGAGGCGGTGTACGGGTGCCTGTGA